A single Flavobacterium sp. 1 DNA region contains:
- a CDS encoding Crp/Fnr family transcriptional regulator → MKESQVICNSCSNENCFIKKHIHLPNMQSYIEKKHSFTCKKAQQFIIEGAPIQGLYFVQKGKVKTVKTGINGREQIVRFTTNGDTVGFRGFGTSNRYLIGAYALEDTVLCNFNNEVMMDILKNVPEFTYDMMLFYAEELNKSENNIRKIAHMNVRERVIDTLLYIHRKFGQTNDLINIDLSRKEIADFAGTTEEQVTRVISSLKREALIKTVGKKIGLEQINKMKSEIMEHKYI, encoded by the coding sequence ATGAAAGAGAGTCAAGTCATTTGCAACAGTTGTAGTAATGAAAATTGTTTTATCAAAAAGCATATTCATTTGCCCAACATGCAAAGTTATATAGAGAAGAAACACAGTTTTACCTGCAAGAAGGCACAGCAGTTCATTATTGAGGGTGCGCCTATTCAAGGGCTATACTTTGTGCAAAAAGGGAAAGTGAAAACGGTGAAAACAGGAATCAACGGCAGGGAACAAATTGTTCGGTTTACAACGAATGGGGACACTGTTGGTTTCAGGGGTTTTGGGACGAGCAATCGGTATTTGATAGGGGCCTATGCGCTGGAGGATACGGTTTTGTGCAATTTTAACAACGAAGTGATGATGGACATTTTAAAAAATGTTCCTGAATTCACTTATGATATGATGCTTTTTTATGCCGAGGAATTAAACAAAAGCGAGAACAACATTCGGAAAATTGCTCACATGAATGTGAGGGAGCGCGTGATCGATACCTTATTATATATACACAGAAAATTTGGCCAGACCAATGATCTGATTAATATTGATTTGTCTCGAAAAGAAATCGCGGATTTTGCAGGCACAACTGAGGAGCAGGTAACCCGAGTGATTTCGAGCTTAAAGAGAGAGGCATTAATTAAAACCGTTGGAAAGAAAATAGGATTGGAACAAATTAATAAAATGAAATCCGAAATAATGGAACATAAGTACATCTAA
- a CDS encoding N-6 DNA methylase, whose protein sequence is MKIKEALHTGFKSLGFDQEVNECLFLCEEKNEVDDLDLKFNIETARKFDADAVFFRKELEHFKPQIYIYDFTGKLFTETEIQLTEIHKKVWSSGNVPLVCVFYDTEIKILNCTTPIKNDKPEYLQTIELVNTAEGLYDKQFAIRIKTGTFWEEEENKKKFSFSKSSYEILIKWIKELKKSLFVQFQTRENERVINKIIIQSILIKYLEEKRDHKGKNPFPKKYFSSSNKINTYTDILQNGNLLVDLLEKLHKDLNGNLFDWTIEEKGILKTINLEPLADALKGYKNPNNPKQLVIELEYIRYYEFNFVPVELISRLYEEFLAGQDDQKTQKQKKQKEGIYYTPSHLAKMLVDEAMPLKKDLKNFEISTYKVLDPSCGSGIFLVLAFKRLVQWWKIQQWEKTKDFTIKPDLEDLKNLLRCVYGVDKEEQATKLSTFSLCLALCDELSPMQIISDLRFDDLTQTNILYSDFFIDELETPIDVKNKTEYNKQAQNFSKIKALSFDLVIGNPPFKRSGNKKDTKKYWQWDINGKTIAIPSKQIALKFLVKSIVSLKENGTQCLILKSSGFLYNSTSDFFKREFLSNYNVNKILDFTALARNSSLWENGADVDTLAVFTQKIQPKYDINILHITFRRTKAIKDRILFEIDDYDKHYINRFDAINNQYIWKNNLLGGGRINVIVDKLTKLTKLNKFLEDNRIIPFEGEGGAKSIPNNAFEFNKIDESLLPNGYFQSFKNTLVEKFNPPILLIKENLELPISCSTNRTIPFNNEVVGFQVPDNGILMQMVFYLETFKKYLKFYLITTSGKTLVYKNTAIKMEDILNFPFDGEIKNYLNSIDEKIIDDVVSFNQFFLRNGENSKTVKQIEKNDFKNILCNYGKEFSTVLNEVYEQDNNKFRLSEVLELENLPYTITVFRYDDLNEDPNFNIKIEDLDIKNLTINEISSSLTITRIVKIYEENTIIFIKPNQYRYWLSSIAYRDADKCFIDLIKAGY, encoded by the coding sequence ATGAAGTAGATGATTTAGATTTAAAATTTAATATAGAAACAGCCAGAAAATTTGATGCAGATGCTGTTTTTTTTAGAAAAGAATTAGAACATTTCAAGCCTCAAATTTACATTTATGATTTTACTGGAAAATTGTTTACTGAAACGGAAATACAATTAACAGAAATCCATAAAAAGGTTTGGAGTAGTGGAAATGTTCCTTTGGTTTGTGTTTTCTATGATACTGAAATAAAAATACTCAACTGTACTACACCTATAAAAAACGATAAACCAGAATATCTTCAAACTATTGAGTTGGTTAATACTGCTGAAGGTTTGTATGATAAACAGTTTGCTATTAGAATAAAAACAGGAACTTTTTGGGAAGAAGAAGAAAACAAAAAAAAATTTAGTTTTAGTAAATCTTCTTATGAAATACTTATTAAATGGATAAAAGAACTTAAAAAATCTTTATTCGTTCAATTTCAGACAAGAGAAAATGAAAGAGTAATTAATAAAATTATTATTCAATCCATTTTAATAAAATATCTAGAAGAAAAAAGAGATCACAAAGGGAAAAATCCATTTCCTAAAAAATATTTTTCAAGTAGTAATAAGATAAATACTTATACAGATATATTGCAAAATGGTAATTTACTTGTAGATTTATTAGAAAAACTACATAAAGATTTAAATGGTAATTTATTTGATTGGACCATTGAAGAAAAAGGAATTTTAAAAACAATTAATTTAGAACCTTTAGCTGATGCTTTGAAGGGTTATAAAAACCCAAATAATCCGAAACAGCTAGTAATAGAATTAGAGTATATAAGATATTACGAATTTAATTTCGTGCCAGTTGAATTAATTAGTCGTTTATACGAGGAATTTTTAGCTGGTCAAGATGATCAAAAAACCCAAAAACAAAAAAAGCAAAAAGAGGGAATTTATTACACACCATCACATCTAGCAAAAATGCTTGTTGATGAGGCAATGCCATTAAAAAAAGATTTAAAAAACTTTGAAATAAGTACTTATAAAGTTTTAGATCCTTCCTGCGGATCGGGAATTTTTTTGGTATTAGCATTTAAGAGGTTAGTGCAATGGTGGAAAATTCAGCAGTGGGAAAAGACAAAAGATTTTACAATAAAACCAGACTTAGAAGATTTAAAAAACCTTTTAAGATGTGTTTATGGTGTTGATAAAGAAGAACAAGCAACAAAATTGAGTACATTTAGTTTGTGCCTGGCTCTTTGTGATGAACTTTCACCGATGCAAATTATATCAGATTTAAGATTTGATGATTTGACACAAACAAACATTTTATATTCGGATTTTTTTATTGACGAATTGGAGACACCTATAGATGTAAAAAATAAAACGGAATATAATAAACAGGCACAAAATTTTTCAAAAATAAAAGCTCTTTCATTTGATTTAGTTATTGGTAACCCACCATTTAAGAGAAGTGGAAATAAAAAAGACACTAAAAAATATTGGCAATGGGATATAAACGGAAAGACTATTGCAATACCTTCGAAGCAAATTGCATTAAAATTTTTAGTTAAATCAATAGTTTCTTTGAAAGAAAATGGAACCCAATGCTTAATATTAAAATCGTCTGGATTTTTATACAATAGTACTTCAGATTTTTTTAAAAGAGAATTTCTGTCGAATTATAACGTTAATAAAATTTTGGACTTTACTGCATTGGCAAGAAATTCTAGTCTGTGGGAAAATGGAGCGGATGTAGATACTTTAGCGGTTTTCACTCAAAAGATTCAACCAAAATATGATATAAATATTTTACATATTACTTTTAGAAGAACTAAGGCTATTAAAGATAGGATTTTATTTGAAATAGACGATTACGATAAGCATTATATTAATCGTTTTGATGCTATTAATAATCAATATATTTGGAAAAATAATTTATTGGGTGGTGGAAGAATAAATGTAATTGTTGATAAATTAACTAAATTAACTAAACTAAATAAGTTTTTAGAAGACAATAGAATAATCCCATTTGAAGGGGAAGGAGGGGCTAAAAGTATTCCAAACAATGCTTTTGAATTTAATAAGATAGACGAAAGCCTTTTGCCAAATGGATATTTTCAATCTTTTAAAAACACTTTAGTTGAAAAATTTAACCCACCAATTTTATTGATAAAAGAAAATCTCGAATTACCAATTTCATGTTCAACTAATAGAACAATTCCTTTTAATAATGAAGTTGTAGGTTTTCAGGTGCCTGATAATGGGATTTTAATGCAAATGGTTTTTTATTTAGAAACTTTTAAAAAATATTTAAAATTTTATTTAATTACAACTAGTGGAAAAACATTAGTTTATAAAAACACCGCTATAAAAATGGAAGATATTTTAAATTTTCCATTTGATGGTGAAATTAAAAATTATTTGAATTCAATTGATGAAAAAATTATTGATGATGTTGTTTCGTTTAATCAATTTTTTTTAAGAAATGGAGAGAATTCTAAAACAGTAAAACAAATAGAAAAGAATGATTTTAAAAATATTCTTTGTAATTATGGCAAAGAATTCTCAACTGTTTTAAATGAGGTTTATGAGCAGGATAATAATAAATTCAGATTAAGTGAAGTACTAGAGTTAGAAAATTTACCATATACTATTACAGTTTTTAGATATGACGATTTAAACGAAGATCCAAATTTTAATATTAAAATTGAGGATTTAGACATTAAAAACCTTACTATTAATGAAATTTCATCTTCATTGACCATAACTAGAATTGTAAAAATTTATGAAGAAAATACTATAATTTTTATAAAACCGAATCAATACAGATATTGGCTTTCTTCGATTGCATATAGAGATGCAGATAAATGTTTTATAGATTTAATAAAAGCTGGATATTAA